A portion of the Paenibacillus hamazuiensis genome contains these proteins:
- a CDS encoding stalk domain-containing protein, producing MNKLIAGLVLVCSMVSLHLSAPAPAKAEPLLADDVKVQVNDELVQFPDAEPFVDENSKLQVPVRTMTDKLGYSIDWQKTGEQIKLTIAGKKKTIALTTGDSTAVVDGNKVSLGTQARILNGRVYIPFRFISETMGIRVQWDPDNRIAILNEDGQYHAPAWYAPKYDKIVEAKATAYTGAASENGGRAAVDYFGNPLRIGTISVDPNVIPLGSLVYIEGYSYDGLPQGGMMARALDTGGSIKGNRIDIFVPGTQKKASEFGIQNVKIYVLKK from the coding sequence TTGAACAAACTGATAGCAGGATTGGTTTTAGTCTGCTCGATGGTTTCTTTACATTTGTCCGCCCCTGCCCCGGCTAAGGCCGAACCGCTTTTGGCAGATGACGTGAAGGTGCAAGTTAATGATGAGCTTGTGCAATTTCCCGATGCGGAGCCTTTTGTGGACGAGAACAGCAAGCTGCAAGTTCCGGTTCGTACGATGACGGACAAGCTCGGCTATTCGATCGATTGGCAAAAGACGGGCGAACAAATCAAATTAACCATCGCCGGCAAAAAGAAAACAATTGCTTTAACGACGGGAGATTCCACCGCTGTCGTTGACGGCAACAAGGTAAGCTTGGGCACGCAGGCCCGCATTTTGAACGGCCGCGTCTATATTCCGTTTCGCTTCATCTCCGAAACGATGGGAATCCGGGTACAATGGGATCCGGACAATCGGATCGCGATTTTGAACGAGGACGGCCAATATCACGCTCCGGCCTGGTACGCCCCGAAGTACGATAAAATCGTCGAGGCGAAAGCGACGGCGTACACCGGCGCTGCCAGTGAAAACGGAGGCAGAGCGGCAGTCGATTATTTCGGCAACCCTCTGCGGATCGGCACCATTTCGGTGGATCCTAACGTCATCCCTCTCGGCTCGCTCGTCTATATTGAAGGCTATAGCTATGACGGCCTTCCGCAGGGTGGCATGATGGCCAGAGCGCTGGATACGGGCGGCTCCATCAAAGGCAACAGGATCGACATTTTTGTCCCCGGCACACAAAAAAAAGCTTCCGAGTTTGGTATTCAAAATGTAAAAATTTACGTGTTGAAGAAATAA
- a CDS encoding hydroxyacid dehydrogenase: MKMKALVLSPESRLKEVCSAKCRARLNEYFDVTWNETGRDYTKEELAGMVHDAEVIVTSWGSPSLTEEALEKAGKLRAVGHAAGTVKNLVPKRIFSRGVRVYSAAPRIALSVGEYCLAALLASLRYLPTLDTSLRAGQWRELGLKGRELTGSTVGIVSASSTARAFIKLLAPFHANILIYDPYLSDEAAANLNAKKASLEEVMSCPIISVHVPKLPATERMLNRELIARIPDGAIFINSSRAQCLDEQAFMEALESGRFFAALDVFEKEPLPADHPVRKLPNVLITPHVAGATVQGHLALMEEVVEDIIRGLQNEKTVYEVSERMWEVMA; this comes from the coding sequence ATGAAAATGAAAGCATTAGTGCTGTCACCCGAGTCGCGTTTGAAAGAGGTTTGTTCGGCTAAATGCCGGGCCCGGTTAAACGAATATTTCGACGTCACCTGGAATGAAACCGGTCGCGATTATACGAAGGAAGAGCTTGCCGGGATGGTCCATGACGCTGAAGTGATCGTGACAAGCTGGGGTTCGCCGAGCTTGACCGAGGAGGCGCTGGAGAAGGCGGGCAAGCTGCGCGCGGTCGGCCACGCGGCCGGTACGGTGAAAAACCTCGTTCCGAAGCGAATTTTTTCCCGCGGAGTACGCGTTTATTCTGCGGCGCCCCGCATCGCCCTCAGCGTCGGGGAATACTGCCTAGCGGCGCTGCTTGCGTCATTACGTTATTTGCCGACGCTGGACACATCGCTCCGTGCCGGGCAGTGGAGAGAGCTCGGCCTGAAGGGGAGGGAGCTGACCGGAAGCACGGTCGGCATCGTTTCCGCCAGCTCGACGGCACGGGCCTTTATCAAGCTGCTTGCGCCGTTCCATGCGAACATTCTGATCTATGACCCGTACTTATCCGATGAAGCGGCAGCGAACTTGAATGCGAAAAAGGCATCGCTGGAGGAAGTGATGAGCTGCCCGATTATTTCAGTGCACGTTCCGAAGCTGCCGGCAACCGAGAGAATGTTAAACCGCGAGTTGATCGCGCGCATTCCGGACGGAGCCATCTTCATCAACTCGTCCCGTGCGCAATGTCTTGACGAACAGGCGTTTATGGAGGCGCTGGAAAGCGGCCGGTTTTTCGCGGCGCTCGACGTGTTCGAGAAGGAGCCGCTTCCGGCGGACCATCCTGTTCGCAAGCTGCCGAACGTGCTGATCACTCCGCACGTAGCCGGTGCTACGGTGCAGGGGCATCTTGCGCTGATGGAGGAAGTCGTGGAAGATATTATCCGCGGTTTGCAAAATGAAAAGACGGTTTACGAAGTGAGCGAAAGAATGTGGGAAGTCATGGCGTAA
- a CDS encoding ABC transporter permease translates to MPMLRFLYRKMWNTRWLTASTLLGLIMAVAFTTSIPMYADGSLKRVVAKTLEEKNSGFPAGAVLIRYQAVGSDRADLDALADVDGYIQSELPQEIGFPYGAYVRSYSIRGTQITPEDPSKVDPSKRRQMTIVGQNDLADHVEMTNGQLPSDKVENGVVEAVIHEEAMYRNDIHVGDVFSYPIAGGLGIAPLKVKVTGTFKPKQDGDPYWYQGMEGILSQFYVSEAMFGDYILKQKKIPLNLANWYYAFDLREIQTSQIAALEKKLERLDIVLFQKLKDTRVDVSFLPTLGEFKKMSLQLQILLFTLAAPMIAMVFYYIVMNARQSLERQRSVIAVLRSRGGSTRQIIGVYLLEGLILGGISLVIGPLLGWFMAKSIGSSSGFLTFVDRKAVPVGVSAEALLYGVAAVVIALFASVIPAILYARASIVDYKKQLARSDRAPVWQRWFLDLALLALVGYGYYLFDQRQMLSLQTGLTSDQLQVHPLLFFVPALSIIALGLFFLRVFPWLLRLGNWLGRRFLPVPVYLTLTQLSRSSKAYYPLMLLLILTLGLGVYNSSAARTIDLNSTERTLYKYGTDVIIQTVWEGFSDDLPDPNAGQQQGGGSQAGGGGAQGAGGGQGSGQGAGGVPGGMPGGPGGEPPPSKVRYVEPPFEVFRELDGVSAAARVLKTKGNVVVGGKSAGQGMVLGIDNVDFAKVGWFRRDLFKAHPNQYLNLLGTYEQAVIVPSGFAQKYQIKEGDLITISVAQQQLEFVVVASLPYWPGQYPDQMPFFITNLEYIYDQASVIPYEVWLKMNDGAKVAPILEKLAAQNIQVASVQDVRNELITQKKHPSRGGVFGILSLGFLVSVIVSLIGYVLYWFFNLSSRVVQFGVLRAMGLSRKQLTGMLLLEQISTAGLSIALGIGIGKLTSYLFLPFLQTADNVKTQVPPFRVVFNARDTDQLYMVVAFMMLTGATLLLLHIRRLRVHQAVKLGEEK, encoded by the coding sequence ATGCCGATGCTGCGGTTTTTATACCGCAAAATGTGGAATACCCGATGGCTGACGGCCAGCACGTTGCTCGGACTGATCATGGCGGTCGCCTTTACGACGAGCATCCCGATGTACGCGGACGGTTCGCTGAAACGGGTCGTCGCCAAAACGCTGGAGGAGAAAAACAGCGGCTTTCCGGCCGGAGCGGTGCTGATCCGCTACCAGGCGGTGGGAAGCGACAGGGCGGACCTGGATGCGCTGGCCGATGTGGACGGATATATCCAAAGCGAGCTGCCGCAGGAAATCGGGTTTCCTTACGGCGCATATGTGCGAAGCTACTCGATCCGCGGCACGCAAATTACACCGGAAGACCCGTCGAAGGTGGATCCGAGCAAACGCCGGCAAATGACGATCGTCGGTCAAAACGATCTTGCCGACCACGTGGAGATGACAAACGGGCAGCTCCCTTCGGACAAGGTGGAAAACGGCGTCGTCGAGGCCGTTATTCACGAGGAGGCGATGTACCGGAACGACATTCACGTCGGCGACGTATTCAGCTACCCGATTGCCGGCGGACTCGGCATCGCGCCGCTCAAAGTGAAGGTCACCGGAACGTTCAAGCCGAAGCAGGACGGCGATCCTTACTGGTATCAAGGAATGGAAGGGATTTTAAGCCAGTTTTACGTAAGCGAAGCGATGTTTGGCGATTACATATTGAAGCAGAAAAAAATACCGCTGAATTTGGCGAATTGGTATTACGCGTTCGACCTGCGGGAAATCCAGACCAGCCAGATCGCAGCGCTTGAAAAAAAGCTGGAACGGCTCGATATCGTGCTGTTCCAGAAGCTGAAAGACACCCGCGTGGACGTTTCGTTTTTGCCGACGCTCGGCGAATTCAAGAAGATGAGCCTGCAGCTGCAAATATTGCTGTTCACGCTGGCGGCGCCGATGATCGCGATGGTGTTTTATTACATCGTGATGAATGCGCGCCAGTCGCTCGAGCGCCAGCGGAGCGTCATCGCCGTGCTGCGCAGCCGGGGAGGCAGCACGCGGCAAATCATCGGGGTATATTTGCTGGAAGGATTGATTCTCGGCGGCATCTCGCTTGTCATCGGACCGCTGCTCGGTTGGTTTATGGCCAAAAGCATCGGCTCCTCCAGCGGGTTTCTCACCTTCGTCGACCGGAAGGCGGTGCCTGTCGGCGTATCGGCGGAGGCGCTGCTGTACGGCGTCGCCGCAGTGGTGATCGCACTCTTCGCGAGCGTGATCCCGGCGATCCTGTACGCCAGAGCGTCGATCGTCGACTATAAGAAGCAGCTCGCCCGTTCGGACCGCGCTCCCGTATGGCAGCGCTGGTTTCTCGATCTCGCGCTGCTCGCGCTCGTCGGCTACGGCTACTACCTTTTCGACCAGCGCCAGATGCTGTCGCTGCAGACAGGGCTGACAAGCGACCAGCTGCAGGTGCATCCGCTGCTGTTCTTCGTGCCCGCGCTGTCGATCATTGCGCTCGGACTTTTTTTCCTGCGCGTATTCCCATGGCTGCTGCGTCTGGGCAATTGGCTCGGCAGAAGGTTTTTGCCGGTACCGGTGTATTTAACGCTGACGCAGCTGTCGCGTTCGTCCAAAGCGTATTACCCGCTCATGCTGCTGCTCATCCTGACGCTCGGGCTCGGCGTATACAACTCGTCCGCAGCCCGCACGATCGATCTGAACTCGACCGAACGGACGCTGTACAAATACGGCACGGACGTCATCATCCAGACGGTATGGGAAGGCTTCTCCGACGATTTGCCCGATCCGAACGCGGGCCAGCAGCAGGGTGGCGGCAGCCAGGCGGGAGGCGGCGGAGCGCAGGGAGCCGGAGGCGGTCAAGGATCCGGCCAAGGCGCTGGCGGAGTTCCGGGCGGCATGCCGGGAGGGCCCGGCGGGGAACCGCCTCCTTCGAAAGTGCGCTACGTGGAGCCGCCTTTCGAGGTGTTTCGCGAGCTGGACGGCGTCTCCGCCGCAGCGCGCGTGCTGAAGACGAAAGGGAATGTGGTTGTAGGCGGCAAGTCGGCCGGCCAAGGCATGGTGCTTGGCATCGACAATGTCGATTTCGCCAAGGTCGGCTGGTTCCGGCGCGACCTGTTCAAGGCGCACCCGAATCAATATTTGAACCTGCTCGGCACATACGAGCAGGCGGTGATCGTTCCGAGCGGCTTCGCCCAAAAGTACCAGATCAAGGAGGGCGATTTGATCACGATCTCGGTCGCGCAGCAGCAGCTCGAGTTCGTCGTCGTGGCGTCGCTTCCTTATTGGCCCGGGCAATATCCGGATCAGATGCCTTTTTTCATTACGAATCTGGAGTATATTTACGACCAGGCTTCGGTGATCCCGTACGAGGTATGGCTCAAGATGAACGACGGCGCCAAGGTCGCCCCGATTCTCGAGAAGCTCGCCGCCCAAAACATCCAGGTCGCAAGCGTCCAGGATGTGCGAAACGAGCTGATCACGCAAAAGAAACATCCGTCACGCGGCGGGGTGTTCGGCATTCTCAGCCTCGGCTTCCTCGTCTCGGTCATCGTGTCCTTGATCGGCTATGTGCTGTACTGGTTTTTCAACCTGTCGAGCCGGGTCGTGCAGTTCGGCGTCCTGAGGGCGATGGGGCTGTCGCGAAAACAGCTCACCGGCATGCTGCTGCTCGAGCAAATCTCCACCGCCGGACTGTCGATCGCACTCGGCATCGGCATCGGCAAACTGACGAGCTACCTGTTCCTGCCGTTTCTGCAGACGGCGGACAACGTCAAAACGCAGGTGCCGCCGTTCAGGGTTGTGTTTAACGCGCGCGATACCGATCAGCTGTACATGGTCGTCGCCTTCATGATGCTGACGGGGGCGACGCTGCTCCTGCTGCATATCCGGCGATTGCGCGTGCATCAGGCCGTCAAGCTGGGGGAGGAGAAATAA
- a CDS encoding efflux RND transporter periplasmic adaptor subunit, translated as MENFWPAKRAVRPVMLVCVAAALAVSSGCSVLPKEDEEETLPAINPPKLSKKPEYTVKTETLETKVRGSGRLMATKEEELYFTDDTNKRLKEMYVKTGDKVEQGQLLAELDVTEQETQLKQRKLQLRKDELQMIETLRKADEMSAEQLEQAKIDFELKREDVNKLEQDVARAKLTAPFSGTVVSVYLKKGDTVKAYDAVAVIADLNQLTVAATIGPDDLKKVAVGMEAVVDINGVGQQKGKVLQLPNPDSTSGGSQSGGGFPGQSNGQQRVPDSIDNYLLIQLDEFPPNLNRGTPLSVSIITQRKENAVTIPLAALRSYSGRNYVQVVDDKGNKREVDVEIGQQTSTDVEIVKGLTPGQKVVGR; from the coding sequence ATGGAAAATTTTTGGCCGGCTAAAAGAGCCGTTCGTCCGGTGATGCTCGTGTGCGTCGCAGCCGCGCTGGCTGTTTCGAGCGGCTGCTCGGTGCTCCCTAAGGAAGATGAAGAGGAGACGCTTCCCGCCATCAATCCGCCGAAGCTGTCCAAAAAACCCGAGTACACGGTCAAGACGGAAACGTTGGAAACGAAGGTGCGCGGCTCCGGTCGGCTGATGGCGACGAAGGAGGAAGAGCTTTATTTTACCGACGATACGAACAAGCGGCTTAAGGAGATGTATGTGAAAACCGGCGACAAAGTGGAGCAGGGCCAGTTGCTCGCCGAGCTTGATGTGACCGAACAGGAGACCCAGCTCAAGCAGAGGAAGCTGCAGCTGCGCAAGGACGAGCTGCAGATGATCGAAACGCTGCGCAAAGCCGACGAAATGAGCGCCGAGCAGCTCGAACAGGCCAAGATCGATTTCGAGCTGAAGCGCGAAGATGTGAACAAGCTTGAGCAGGATGTGGCCAGGGCGAAGCTGACCGCTCCTTTTTCCGGCACCGTCGTCTCCGTTTATTTGAAAAAAGGCGATACCGTGAAGGCTTACGACGCGGTCGCCGTGATTGCGGATCTGAATCAGCTCACCGTAGCGGCGACGATCGGCCCGGACGACCTGAAGAAAGTGGCGGTCGGCATGGAAGCGGTCGTCGATATCAACGGCGTGGGCCAGCAAAAAGGCAAGGTGCTGCAGCTGCCGAACCCGGATTCGACAAGCGGCGGCTCGCAGTCCGGTGGCGGCTTCCCCGGGCAATCGAACGGGCAGCAGCGCGTGCCGGATTCGATCGACAATTATTTGTTGATTCAATTGGACGAATTTCCGCCTAATTTAAACCGGGGGACGCCGCTGAGCGTGTCCATCATTACCCAGCGCAAGGAAAATGCGGTCACGATCCCGCTTGCGGCGCTGCGTTCGTATTCGGGGCGCAACTATGTGCAGGTGGTGGACGATAAAGGCAACAAGCGGGAAGTCGATGTGGAGATCGGCCAACAAACCTCAACCGACGTGGAAATCGTGAAGGGACTTACGCCGGGGCAGAAAGTAGTGGGTCGCTGA
- a CDS encoding ABC transporter ATP-binding protein — MASWFRKKQERREPDDAEGTLEHSNASGSEDGQSGLRETPPAPAKPLLTVTDVERSFQVGGQQLHVLKGINLTMYPERLIMLKGRSGSGKTTLMNLMGGLDQPNKGEIMFMDHPFHRCGDDERTLIRRRQIGFIFQSFALMPLLSAYENVELSLRMAGVPKSQWKQRVTHCMELVGLGKRMHHRPFELSGGEQQRVAIAKAIAHRPSLILADEPTAELDSQMGAQIMAVFRDIIANEHITICMTTHDTTIMEVADHVYEMVDGKFLAG, encoded by the coding sequence ATGGCATCATGGTTTCGCAAAAAACAAGAGCGCCGCGAACCCGATGACGCAGAAGGCACTTTGGAACACAGTAACGCTTCCGGATCCGAAGACGGGCAATCCGGCTTGCGGGAGACGCCGCCGGCACCGGCCAAGCCGCTGCTGACCGTCACGGATGTGGAGCGGTCGTTTCAGGTCGGCGGACAGCAGCTTCATGTGCTCAAAGGGATTAATTTGACGATGTATCCGGAGCGTCTCATCATGCTGAAGGGACGTTCCGGCTCGGGCAAAACGACGCTGATGAATCTGATGGGAGGACTCGACCAGCCGAACAAAGGCGAGATCATGTTCATGGATCATCCGTTTCACCGCTGCGGCGACGACGAGCGGACGCTTATCCGCAGGAGGCAGATCGGCTTTATTTTTCAGTCGTTCGCGCTGATGCCGCTGCTCTCCGCTTACGAAAACGTCGAGCTGTCGCTTCGCATGGCAGGAGTGCCGAAATCGCAGTGGAAGCAGCGCGTGACCCACTGCATGGAGCTTGTCGGCCTCGGCAAACGGATGCATCACCGGCCGTTCGAGCTGTCCGGCGGCGAGCAGCAGCGCGTGGCGATCGCCAAGGCGATTGCCCACAGGCCGTCGCTCATCCTGGCCGACGAGCCGACCGCGGAGCTCGATTCGCAGATGGGAGCGCAGATTATGGCGGTGTTTCGCGATATTATCGCAAACGAACATATCACGATCTGCATGACGACACACGATACGACGATAATGGAGGTTGCCGACCATGTCTACGAGATGGTGGATGGAAAATTTTTGGCCGGCTAA
- a CDS encoding polysaccharide deacetylase family protein, with translation MKSWKLRMAVLLLCGCLTGAPPAVAGPRSEVVFNIETDQKLIALTFDDGPNPVYTPQILDLLKEHGAKATFFVLGKRVQSFPQIAIREVNEGHEIANHTFDHHFLKNVSPDKLKEEIRQTQEVIFDITEQMPHVFRPPGGFYDDALIDLAREDHFTVVMWSWYQDTKDWRRPGVRKIVDTVLSNVHNGDIILFHDLEGDCSQTVESLRQILPKLKEQGYQFVTVTDLMQRTYGK, from the coding sequence TTGAAGTCATGGAAACTTCGGATGGCTGTGTTATTGCTCTGCGGTTGCTTGACCGGCGCACCGCCGGCTGTCGCGGGACCGCGCAGCGAGGTTGTTTTTAATATCGAGACGGATCAGAAGCTTATCGCACTGACGTTCGACGATGGCCCTAACCCGGTATACACCCCGCAAATTTTGGACCTCCTGAAGGAACATGGAGCCAAGGCGACGTTTTTCGTATTGGGCAAAAGGGTGCAGTCGTTCCCGCAAATCGCTATTCGCGAGGTGAACGAGGGTCACGAAATCGCCAATCATACGTTTGATCACCATTTTTTGAAAAACGTATCTCCCGACAAGCTGAAGGAGGAGATTCGCCAAACGCAGGAGGTCATTTTCGACATCACCGAGCAAATGCCTCACGTGTTCCGGCCTCCCGGCGGATTTTACGACGATGCGCTGATCGATTTGGCGCGCGAGGACCATTTTACCGTCGTCATGTGGTCCTGGTATCAGGATACGAAAGACTGGAGGCGGCCGGGTGTGCGCAAAATCGTCGATACCGTGCTGAGTAATGTGCATAACGGCGATATCATTTTGTTTCACGACCTCGAAGGGGATTGCAGCCAGACGGTGGAATCGCTCAGGCAAATTTTGCCGAAGCTCAAGGAGCAAGGCTACCAGTTCGTTACCGTGACCGATTTGATGCAGCGAACGTACGGCAAATAG
- a CDS encoding ion transporter: MSSKETTALHALVGSKGFGNFILLCIFFNAIIMGLQSYPSINAAYESLFEILDGVLLGIFTVEIILKIIVYRSRYFRDRWNLFDFLIVAGSLAFMQSQFISILRMLRVLRILRTISSIPSLRRIVTSLFMAVPTIGSISLLMFIIFYIYGIIGSTFYGEISPEYFGDLSSSLVTLFQIATFDDWANIYRSIAEVYPISVLYFISFILIAVFVVLNLVVGEIVNNAAKIPSDDNGEDEPGSGDAASEIAQLRKEVRELKYLLQGASLPPQSETLPRTHSGRPQASGGFAEQSS, from the coding sequence ATGAGCAGCAAAGAAACAACGGCTTTACACGCTTTGGTGGGCAGCAAGGGGTTCGGCAATTTCATTTTGCTCTGCATCTTTTTTAATGCAATCATCATGGGGCTGCAATCTTATCCTTCCATTAACGCAGCCTACGAATCTTTGTTCGAAATACTCGACGGGGTACTGCTCGGCATTTTTACGGTCGAAATCATACTTAAGATCATCGTTTACCGAAGCCGTTATTTCCGGGACCGCTGGAACCTGTTCGACTTCCTCATCGTGGCGGGCAGCCTTGCCTTCATGCAGTCCCAATTTATCAGCATATTGCGAATGCTGCGGGTGCTGCGGATTCTTCGGACGATTTCGTCCATCCCTTCGCTGCGCCGCATCGTAACGTCACTTTTTATGGCCGTTCCGACGATCGGCAGCATTTCGCTGCTCATGTTCATTATTTTTTATATTTACGGCATTATCGGATCGACCTTTTACGGAGAAATTTCGCCGGAATACTTCGGGGATTTATCTTCATCGCTGGTGACGCTGTTCCAAATCGCCACGTTCGACGATTGGGCGAATATTTACCGGTCAATTGCCGAAGTTTATCCGATCTCGGTGCTCTATTTCATTTCGTTTATTTTGATCGCGGTGTTCGTCGTGCTGAACCTTGTCGTCGGGGAAATCGTCAACAACGCGGCAAAAATCCCTTCGGATGACAATGGCGAAGATGAGCCGGGATCCGGGGATGCGGCGTCCGAAATCGCGCAGCTGCGCAAAGAAGTGCGCGAGCTGAAATATTTATTGCAGGGAGCATCCCTGCCGCCCCAAAGCGAAACGCTCCCGAGGACGCATTCCGGAAGACCCCAAGCTTCCGGAGGTTTTGCGGAGCAAAGCTCTTAA
- a CDS encoding SPL family radical SAM protein, with product MSKPVTFEHIRSKTALNQVTAPSMPFSWSLNPYRGCQHGCSFCYARSTHSFLGMETDDTFQKHIFIKENVPEALEEQLRKAARSRGGLKKFGKVAVGTATDPYQPVEAKARLTRQALELFARYGVPVSVTTRSPLILRDIDLLQAIPDATVNISLNTLNLKIWRDFEPFTPSPLERLKTIGRLGEMGIRAGIFMAPILPLLMDTEDELRRLLGEARSYAPRFVMPSYLRLNTRDVKVWFFQTLRTGYPHLVEEYARFYASSPYLPADYRKEGIARVNTLLEEYGFISYEPYSGREGDEDEASEEKPVQLSFAF from the coding sequence ATGAGCAAACCGGTAACCTTTGAACATATCCGCTCGAAAACCGCTTTGAACCAAGTAACGGCCCCTTCCATGCCTTTTTCCTGGTCGCTCAATCCGTATCGCGGCTGCCAGCATGGCTGCAGCTTTTGCTATGCCCGCTCCACCCATTCGTTTCTCGGCATGGAGACGGACGATACGTTCCAAAAGCATATTTTTATCAAGGAAAACGTGCCCGAGGCGCTGGAAGAGCAGCTGCGGAAAGCGGCAAGAAGCCGCGGCGGGTTAAAGAAGTTCGGCAAAGTCGCCGTCGGCACGGCGACCGACCCGTACCAGCCGGTGGAGGCGAAAGCCCGGCTGACCCGGCAAGCGCTGGAGTTGTTCGCCCGCTACGGAGTCCCGGTCAGCGTGACGACGCGCTCTCCGCTCATATTACGCGACATCGATTTGCTTCAAGCGATCCCGGACGCTACTGTCAATATAAGCCTCAATACGCTCAATCTTAAAATATGGCGGGACTTCGAGCCGTTCACCCCTTCCCCGCTTGAACGGCTGAAAACGATCGGCCGGCTGGGAGAGATGGGTATCCGAGCGGGAATTTTTATGGCTCCGATTTTGCCGCTTTTGATGGATACGGAGGACGAGCTGCGCCGGCTGCTCGGCGAAGCCCGCTCTTATGCGCCGCGCTTTGTCATGCCGTCGTATTTACGCCTGAATACCCGGGATGTCAAAGTCTGGTTTTTCCAGACCTTGCGTACCGGCTACCCACACCTGGTGGAGGAGTATGCTCGTTTTTACGCATCGTCTCCTTATTTGCCCGCCGATTACCGGAAAGAAGGAATCGCCCGCGTCAACACCTTATTGGAAGAGTACGGATTCATCTCGTACGAACCGTACTCGGGACGGGAAGGCGACGAAGACGAAGCGTCCGAAGAGAAACCGGTGCAGCTCAGCTTCGCTTTTTAA
- a CDS encoding spore coat protein, producing MNTLLENMTGMGSMTDQVIANDLLIAAKTGIKDCAVALTEATTPEVRQILKKQLDQAISSHEKISAYMIQKGLYHPTQVKQQIQLDLQNAQTATGLA from the coding sequence ATGAATACGCTGCTGGAAAATATGACGGGGATGGGCAGCATGACCGATCAGGTGATCGCAAACGATTTGCTGATTGCCGCTAAAACGGGCATCAAGGATTGCGCGGTGGCCCTTACCGAGGCGACGACGCCGGAGGTTCGGCAAATTTTGAAAAAGCAGCTGGACCAAGCGATTTCTTCCCACGAAAAAATTTCGGCTTACATGATCCAAAAAGGACTGTATCACCCGACTCAGGTGAAACAGCAAATTCAGCTGGATTTGCAAAACGCCCAAACCGCGACAGGTTTGGCATAA